The genome window GCGGGCGCCGTCGCCCAGGCGGGGGGCTGGTTCGCCCGCGCCAGGCGGCTGATCGCCGGCGTGGACGAGGAGACCGTGGTGCACGGGTACCTCGCCCTGGCCGACGCCATGAGCGCCGTGGCGGCGCGACGCGACGACGAGGCGATGCGAGTCGGCGGCAGGGCGGTGGAGATCGGCATGAGGTTCTCCGACCCCAACCTCACGGCCCTGGCCCTCCAGCTCATGGGGCGGGTCGAGCTGAGGCGCGGCAACACCGACGCGGGCCTCACGCTGCTCGACGAGGCGATGGTCACCGTCGCGTCGGGGTCGCTGATGCCGGCCGTGGCGGGCATCGTCTACTGCAGCGTCATCGACGGCTGCCGCTCGGCGTACGCGATAAGGCGCGTGCACGAGTGGACCGAGGCCCTCACGCGCTGGTGCGAGCGCCAGCCGCAGCTGGTGACGTTCACCGGCGAGTGCCGCGTGGCCAGGGCCGAGATGCTGGTCCTGCGCGGCGACTGGGACTCCGCGCTCGCCGAGGCGGGCCGCGCCGTCGAGCGCGTCCACCCGTGGGTGGCTAACCGCGTGGCGGCGGCCGCGGCGTACCAGCGCGGCGAGGTGGCCCGCCTGCGGGGCGACCTCGCCGAGGCCGAGCGCGCCTACGAGGAGGCGGCCAGGGCCGGGGGAAGGACCCAGCCCGGCCTCGCGCTGCTGCGCCTGGCCCAGGGCGCCGACCACGTGGCCGCGCAGGCCCTGGACCGCGCCCTGGGCGAGACCACCGACCCGCTAGCCCACGCGCGGCTGCTACCGGCGAAGGTCGAGGTCGCCCTGGCACGGGGTCAGGTGGAGGAGGCGCGGGCGTCCGCCGCGGAGCTCGGCGAGGTCGCCGCGGCCTTCGGGTCGCAGGCGCTCCAGGCGCTGGCCGACCAGGCCGCGGGCGCCGTCGAGCTGGCCGCCGGCGACGCCGCCGCGGCCGCCGCGAGGCTCCGCCGTGCCGTCGACGCCTGGCACGAGCTGGTCGCGCCCTACGAGGCGGCGCGGGCCAGGGCGCTGCTGGGCGAGGCCTTCAGGTCACTCGGCGACGAGGAGGGCGCCGAGCTGGAGCTCGACGCCGCGCGTGCCGTCTTCGAGGAGCTGGGCGCGAGGCCGGACCTGGAGAGGCTCGAGGCGTCGTCGGGCGTCCGCGCGGCCGGCCACGGCCTGAGCCCGCGCGAGCTGGAGGTGCTGGCCCTCCTCGCCCGCGGCGACACGAACAGGGCGATCGCCGGCCGCCTGGGGATCAGCGAGCGCACCGTCGACAGGCACGTGAGCAACATCTTCGACAAGCTCGGCGTGGCGTCGCGCGCCGAGGCCGCTGCCTACGCGGCGCGCCACGGCCTGGGCTGAGCTGGCCAGGACTACCCATACGTCGCCGCGAGGGCGCTGGGTGGTCTCGCCGATGTGCCGTCCCTGACCTCGGCACTACCTTCCCCCCAGCGGCAGGTCACCCGCCGCAGCTGAGCGCGGGCGACCGGCCGAGGGA of Trueperaceae bacterium contains these proteins:
- a CDS encoding LuxR C-terminal-related transcriptional regulator, which gives rise to MSDAPDLLRGREAMRAGSWADAYEAFSRADANVPLSAPDLESWAACAYMLGREEEYEALLDRAHLRYLDLGDTVRAAYCVCWLALSLAGAGAVAQAGGWFARARRLIAGVDEETVVHGYLALADAMSAVAARRDDEAMRVGGRAVEIGMRFSDPNLTALALQLMGRVELRRGNTDAGLTLLDEAMVTVASGSLMPAVAGIVYCSVIDGCRSAYAIRRVHEWTEALTRWCERQPQLVTFTGECRVARAEMLVLRGDWDSALAEAGRAVERVHPWVANRVAAAAAYQRGEVARLRGDLAEAERAYEEAARAGGRTQPGLALLRLAQGADHVAAQALDRALGETTDPLAHARLLPAKVEVALARGQVEEARASAAELGEVAAAFGSQALQALADQAAGAVELAAGDAAAAAARLRRAVDAWHELVAPYEAARARALLGEAFRSLGDEEGAELELDAARAVFEELGARPDLERLEASSGVRAAGHGLSPRELEVLALLARGDTNRAIAGRLGISERTVDRHVSNIFDKLGVASRAEAAAYAARHGLG